Proteins from a genomic interval of Cupriavidus pauculus:
- a CDS encoding RrF2 family transcriptional regulator — translation MSHISTGVEYGLHCLLHLSRSSIAVEEASVRDLADLQGIPHDFLAKLFTKLAKAGLVVATEGIKGGFRLARPPSRITVHDVVVAIDGDKALFECREIRERNAVFEGCAPAWATRGVCSIHAVMQSAEKAMRAELKNHTLADIAERTVEKAPAAYGGQVVQWLTDRAENRRGSR, via the coding sequence ATGTCCCACATCAGCACGGGCGTGGAGTACGGCCTGCACTGCCTGCTCCACCTGTCCCGCTCCAGCATCGCGGTGGAAGAAGCAAGCGTACGAGACCTCGCCGACTTGCAAGGCATCCCCCACGACTTCCTCGCCAAGCTGTTCACCAAGCTCGCGAAGGCCGGGCTCGTGGTGGCCACCGAAGGCATCAAGGGCGGTTTCCGGCTGGCGCGGCCGCCGTCGCGCATCACGGTCCATGACGTCGTCGTCGCCATCGACGGGGACAAAGCGCTGTTCGAGTGCCGGGAGATTCGCGAGCGCAACGCTGTGTTCGAAGGCTGCGCACCCGCGTGGGCCACGCGCGGGGTCTGCTCGATCCATGCGGTCATGCAGTCGGCCGAAAAGGCGATGCGCGCGGAGTTGAAGAACCATACGCTGGCCGACATTGCCGAGCGTACCGTGGAGAAGGCGCCCGCTGCCTACGGCGGTCAGGTCGTACAGTGGCTGACCGATCGCGCGGAGAATCGGCGCGGTAGCCGGTAA
- a CDS encoding NAD(P)/FAD-dependent oxidoreductase, producing the protein MSQRILVIGAGFAGMWSALAAARLLDEAARTDVEIVLVAPEPALHVRPRLYEQHPLKMKAPLLEIFAATGVRFVQGIVEQIDVAARQVTVKCAGADTSHQTLGYDRLVLAAGSRLFRPAIDGLDAHAFNVDQVADASRLEAHLHGLASRPDSKARNTVVIAGAGFTGIETAAEMPARLREVLGADAAVRVIMVERNNEIGPDLGQGPRPVITQALTELGVTWKLGSGVASVDAQGVTLQSGERIQAQTVIWTAGARASALTDQIPAQRDNFGRLYVDRNLQVEGVDHVYATGDVARAATDDDGNVTMMSCQHAMNLGRSAGHNVAADLLGQPPIPYSQPKYVTCLDLGPWGAVYTEGWDRQVKLSGAEAKALKTRINTEWIYPPSANRAEALASADPRRIVVA; encoded by the coding sequence ATGTCACAACGCATTCTTGTTATTGGCGCCGGCTTTGCCGGCATGTGGAGCGCCCTGGCTGCGGCCCGTCTGCTCGACGAGGCCGCGCGCACCGATGTGGAGATCGTGCTGGTGGCGCCCGAGCCCGCGCTGCACGTGCGGCCCCGCCTTTACGAACAACATCCGCTCAAGATGAAGGCGCCGCTGCTGGAGATATTTGCAGCCACTGGTGTGCGGTTTGTGCAGGGCATCGTCGAGCAGATCGACGTGGCGGCGCGCCAGGTGACGGTCAAGTGCGCGGGCGCCGATACATCGCACCAGACGCTGGGCTACGACCGCCTTGTGCTGGCGGCGGGCAGCCGGCTGTTCCGGCCGGCGATCGACGGCCTTGACGCGCATGCTTTCAACGTCGATCAGGTGGCCGATGCTTCCCGGCTGGAAGCGCATCTGCATGGCCTGGCGAGCCGGCCCGATAGCAAGGCCCGGAACACCGTCGTGATTGCCGGCGCCGGCTTCACCGGTATCGAAACGGCGGCCGAGATGCCCGCGCGACTGCGTGAGGTGCTTGGTGCCGATGCCGCCGTGCGCGTCATCATGGTGGAGCGCAATAACGAGATCGGCCCGGACCTGGGGCAAGGGCCGCGCCCCGTCATCACACAGGCGCTAACCGAACTGGGCGTGACGTGGAAGCTGGGCTCCGGTGTGGCATCGGTGGACGCGCAAGGCGTCACGCTGCAGAGCGGCGAGCGCATCCAGGCCCAGACCGTGATCTGGACTGCCGGCGCACGGGCCAGCGCGTTGACCGACCAGATTCCCGCGCAGCGCGACAACTTCGGCCGCCTGTATGTCGATCGCAACCTGCAGGTGGAGGGCGTGGACCACGTCTACGCCACGGGTGACGTGGCCCGTGCCGCCACCGACGACGACGGCAACGTGACCATGATGTCTTGCCAGCACGCGATGAACCTCGGTCGCTCGGCGGGACACAACGTGGCCGCTGACCTGCTGGGCCAGCCGCCGATCCCGTACAGCCAGCCAAAGTACGTCACGTGCCTGGACCTGGGCCCGTGGGGCGCGGTGTACACGGAAGGGTGGGACCGCCAGGTCAAGCTGTCCGGCGCCGAAGCCAAGGCGTTGAAGACCCGGATCAACACGGAGTGGATCTATCCGCCGAGCGCCAACCGGGCCGAGGCGCTGGCATCCGCCGATCCGCGCCGTATCGTGGTGGCCTGA
- a CDS encoding GMC family oxidoreductase, translating into MEHDIVIVGGGSAGAVLARRLSDVPHRRVLLLEAGLAYRPSGYPDALALADNVGGDAAHDWGYKSESGAIGHAIHARRGRVLGGSSAINAAVAMRARAADFDRWARRGMTGWSAAEVLQSFRKLESAPYGDDAWHGRDGPLPVRQMTAEALTPSLRGFVDATAALGFERIADFNADVQHGVGPYPLNVVDGVRQNTGIAYLTADVRRRANLEIRAEAEVDRVLLEGGRACGVRLVDGTLIAAGAVVLSAGAYGSPAILMRSGIGPANDLRALGIAPVADLPVGRRLMDHPFYYNVYALRREFSAMTPAAGAILWTRSQSAAPDELDLHVSATHIWDPAASPTGGAIVLATALTLPESTGTVRLASPDPRVAPRIDFNFLSTACDRRRLLEGVRLSRRIGSTAPFANLVAHEMEPGRSVQTDAELEAAIVAGLDTYQHATSTAPMGAAGDPHAVVDTLGAVHGIGRLHVVDASILPEIPSVATNLTTIMAAEHIAARVTDWSR; encoded by the coding sequence ATGGAACACGACATCGTCATCGTCGGCGGCGGCAGCGCGGGGGCCGTGCTGGCGCGCCGGCTCAGCGACGTGCCGCATCGACGCGTGCTGTTGCTGGAAGCGGGCCTGGCCTACCGCCCGTCTGGCTATCCCGATGCGCTGGCCCTGGCCGACAACGTCGGCGGCGACGCCGCGCATGACTGGGGCTACAAGTCGGAGTCGGGCGCCATCGGCCACGCGATTCACGCGCGCCGGGGCCGCGTGCTTGGCGGCAGTTCCGCCATCAACGCTGCCGTGGCGATGCGGGCCCGGGCCGCGGATTTCGACCGCTGGGCGCGGCGCGGCATGACGGGCTGGTCTGCGGCGGAAGTCCTGCAAAGCTTTCGCAAGCTCGAATCGGCACCGTATGGTGACGATGCCTGGCATGGCCGGGACGGTCCGTTGCCGGTCCGGCAGATGACGGCCGAAGCCCTGACGCCGTCGCTGCGCGGTTTCGTCGACGCCACCGCCGCGCTGGGTTTCGAGCGTATCGCCGATTTCAATGCGGACGTCCAGCACGGTGTGGGCCCTTATCCGCTCAACGTGGTCGATGGCGTGCGGCAGAACACCGGCATCGCCTATCTGACGGCCGATGTGCGCCGCCGCGCGAACCTGGAAATCCGTGCCGAGGCGGAAGTCGATCGCGTGCTGCTGGAAGGCGGCCGTGCGTGCGGCGTGCGGCTTGTCGACGGCACGCTTATCGCGGCCGGTGCGGTCGTGCTGTCGGCCGGCGCCTACGGCAGTCCCGCGATCCTGATGCGCTCGGGCATCGGCCCCGCCAACGACCTGCGCGCGCTCGGCATCGCACCGGTTGCTGATCTGCCGGTGGGACGACGGCTGATGGACCATCCGTTCTACTACAACGTCTACGCGTTGCGGCGCGAGTTCAGTGCGATGACACCGGCGGCTGGCGCGATCCTGTGGACACGCTCGCAGTCCGCCGCGCCGGACGAACTGGACCTGCACGTCTCCGCAACGCATATCTGGGATCCCGCCGCGAGCCCCACGGGCGGCGCCATCGTGCTGGCCACCGCGCTGACCCTGCCGGAATCGACGGGCACGGTACGGCTGGCGAGCCCCGATCCGCGTGTCGCGCCGCGTATCGATTTCAATTTCCTCTCCACTGCGTGCGACCGGCGTCGGCTGCTGGAGGGCGTGCGCCTGTCGCGGCGCATCGGGTCCACGGCGCCGTTTGCGAACCTCGTCGCGCACGAAATGGAGCCGGGGCGCAGCGTGCAGACCGATGCCGAACTCGAAGCCGCCATCGTTGCCGGGCTGGATACCTATCAGCACGCCACGTCGACGGCCCCAATGGGGGCGGCGGGGGACCCCCACGCCGTCGTCGATACGCTGGGCGCAGTGCATGGCATTGGCAGGCTGCATGTCGTCGACGCGTCGATCCTGCCCGAGATTCCGTCCGTGGCAACCAACCTCACGACCATCATGGCGGCGGAGCATATCGCCGCACGCGTAACGGACTGGAGCCGATGA
- a CDS encoding alpha/beta hydrolase, protein MLVLDYPLAPEQALPVAHDIALTAVKWLVRQDVRRLAIVGDSAGGGLGSEELLRDDALRYAGQARAQGNTVTLEIWQGLHHVFHFNVAELESARIALDRVAAFVVEHL, encoded by the coding sequence ATGCTGGTGCTCGACTATCCGCTGGCGCCCGAGCAAGCACTGCCGGTGGCGCATGACATCGCACTGACCGCGGTGAAATGGCTCGTCAGGCAGGACGTGCGGCGGCTGGCAATCGTCGGCGATTCGGCGGGCGGCGGGTTGGGCAGCGAGGAACTGCTGCGCGACGATGCGCTGCGTTACGCCGGGCAGGCGCGCGCGCAGGGCAATACCGTGACGCTGGAGATCTGGCAGGGGCTGCATCACGTGTTCCACTTCAACGTGGCCGAACTGGAGAGCGCACGCATCGCACTGGATCGGGTGGCGGCGTTTGTGGTCGAACATCTGTAG